A genome region from Vulpes lagopus strain Blue_001 chromosome 7, ASM1834538v1, whole genome shotgun sequence includes the following:
- the PLIN4 gene encoding perilipin-4 isoform X1 codes for MSAQEEGGRDPPKPKGKILGSFLGSLPGFSSARNLMASAHGSAKEARPAADLAGASAQPGNDAATALEQTASGEKLPPPSDKMISGAKDLVCSKMTKTKGAISSGMANMVDTAKGVVQGGLGMTRSALTGTKETVASGVTGAVNVAKDTVQTGLDTTKTVLTGTKDTVCTGMTGAMNVAKGAVQTGMDTSKAVLTGTKDTVCTGMTGAMNVAKGAVQGGLDTSKTILTGTKDAVSTGVTGAMNMAKGTVQTGLDTTKTVLTGTKDTVCTGMTGAMNVAKGAVQTGMDTSKAVLTGTKDAVSTGVTGAMKMAKGTVQTGLDTTKTVLTGTKDTVCTGMTGAMNVAKGAVQTGMDTSKAVLTGTKDAVSTGVTGAMNMAKGTVQTGLDTTKTVLTGTKDTVCTGMTGAMNVAKGAVQTGMDTSKAVLTGTKDAVSTGVTGAMNMAKGTVQTGLDTTKTVLTGTKDTVCTGMTGAMNVAKGAVQTGMDTSKAVLTGTKDAVSTGMTGAMNMAKGTVQTGLDTTKTVLTGTKDTVCTGMTGAMNVAKGAVQTGMDTSKAVLTGTKDAVSTGVTGAMNMAKGTVQTGLDTTKTVLTGTKDTLSTGLTGALGVAKGTVQTGLDTTKTVLTGTKDTVCTGMTGAMNVAKGAVQTGMDTSKAVLSGTKDTVCTGMTGAMNVAKGAVQGGLDTSKSILTGTKDAVSTGVTGALNMAKGTVQTGLDTTKTVLTGTKDTVCTGMTGAMNVAKGAVQTGMDTSKAVLSGTKDTLSTGLTGALGVAKGTVQTGLDTTKTVLTGTKDTVCTGMTGAMNVAKGAVQTGMDTSKAVLTGTKDTLSTGLTGALGVAKGTVQTGLDTTKTVLTGTKDTVCTGMTGAMNVAKGAVQTGMDTSKAVLTGTKDAVSTGMTGAMKMAKGTVQTGLDTTKTVLTGTKDTVCTGMTGAMNVAKGAVQTGMDTSKAVLTGTKDAVSTGVTGAMKMAKGTVQTGLDTTKTVLTGTKDTVCTGMTGAMNVAKGAVQTGMDTSKAVLTGTKDAVSTGVTGAMNMAKGTVQTGLDTTKTVLTGTKDTVCTGMTGAMNVAKGAVQTGMDTSKAVLTGTKDAVSTGMTGAMKMAKGTVQTGLDTTKTVLTGTKDTVCTGMTGAMNVAKGAVQTGMDTSKAVLTGTKDAVSTGMTGAMKMAKGTVQTGLDTTKTVLTGTKDTVCTGMTGAMNVAKGAVQSGMDTSKAVLSGTKDTVCTGMTGAMNVAKGAVQGGLDTSKTILTGTKDTLSTGLTGALGVAKGTVQTGLDTTKTVLIGTKEAVSTGLTGAGSVTKGAVQTIQSWLPGTQDTVWSGLTSYSGPDKGGKQTILRPLEALSSGVASAPDTLCAGLDLAREATAVATFTQGASPGREDAGSAATTCIPEGPMSFAMLGAELGEVGDIFHPMDAKEQAQLAASEPGPKVLTADRGSYFVRLGDLAPGFRQRAFEHALSHLQHGQFQARGALAQLEDSFQVIEKAKQAPEDQSWLDQSPSSRLEEGIPQEVPDSGALSRACSLIQQLHVAYSSLASGLQGLPSELQQQVGRARHSLCELYSLVSSASSVEELPAERLAQSRGAVCQAWRELEQLLESVQHGPPLCWLVGPFALHPTGQQL; via the exons ATGTCGGCTCAGGAAGAAGGAGGCCGAGATCCTCCCAAACCCAAGGGCAAG ATCCTGGGGAGCTTCCTGGGGTCCTTGCCTGGCTTCAGTTCTGCCCGGAACCTGATGGCCAGCGCCCACGGTTCGGCGAAAGAGGCCCGGCCCGCCGCCGATCTGGCAGGTGCTTCTGCCCAGCCCGGGAATGACG CAGCCACGGCCTTGGAGCAGACGGCCAGCGGGGAGAAGCTGCCGCCGCCTTCGGACAAG ATGATCTCTGGGGCAAAGGACCTGGTGTGCTCCAAGATGACCAAGACCAAGGGTGCCATCTCCTCCGGGATGGCCAACATGGTAGACACAGCTAAAGGTGTGGTGCAGGGAGGCCTAGGCATGACCCGGTCTGCACTCACGGGCACCAAGGAGACTGTAGCCAGTGGAGTCACCGGCGCAGTGAATGTGGCCAAGGACACTGTCCAGACTGGTCTGGACACCACCAAGACAGTCCTGACAGGCACCAAAGACACCGTGTGTACTGGGATGACTGGTGCCATGAACGTGGCCAAAGGAGCCGTCCAGACTGGAATGGACACATCAAAGGCCGTCCTGACAGGCACTAAAGACACTGTGTGTACTGGGATGACCGGTGCCATGAACGTGGCCAAAGGAGCTGTCCAGGGAGGTCTGGACACTTCAAAGACTATCCTAACTGGCACCAAGGATGCCGTGTCCACTGGGGTGACAGGGGCCATGAACATGGCCAAGGGCACGGTCCAGACTGGTCTGGACACCACCAAGACTGTCCTGACAGGCACCAAAGACACTGTGTGTACTGGGATGACCGGTGCCATGAACGTGGCCAAAGGAGCTGTCCAGACTGGCATGGACACATCAAAAGCTGTCCTAACTGGTACAAAAGATGCAGTGTCCACTGGGGTGACAGGGGCCATGAAAATGGCCAAGGGCACGGTCCAGACTGGTCTGGACACCACCAAAACTGTCCTGACAGGCACCAAAGACACCGTGTGTACCGGGATGACTGGTGCCATGAACGTGGCCAAAGGAGCTGTCCAGACTGGCATGGACACATCAAAGGCCGTCCTGACTGGCACCAAAGATGCAGTGTCCACTGGGGTGACAGGGGCCATGAACATGGCCAAGGGCACTGTCCAGACTGGTCTGGACACCACCAAGACTGTCCTGACAGGCACCAAAGACACCGTGTGTACCGGGATGACTGGTGCCATGAACGTGGCCAAAGGAGCTGTCCAGACTGGCATGGACACATCAAAGGCCGTCCTGACTGGCACCAAAGATGCAGTGTCCACTGGGGTGACAGGGGCCATGAACATGGCCAAGGGCACTGTCCAGACTGGTCTGGACACCACCAAGACTGTCCTGACAGGCACCAAAGACACTGTGTGTACCGGGATGACTGGTGCCATGAACGTGGCCAAAGGAGCTGTCCAGACTGGCATGGACACATCAAAGGCCGTCCTGACTGGCACCAAAGATGCTGTGTCCACTGGGATGACAGGGGCCATGAACATGGCCAAGGGCACTGTCCAGACTGGTCTGGACACCACCAAGACTGTCCTGACAGGCACCAAAGACACCGTGTGTACTGGCATGACTGGTGCCATGAACGTGGCCAAAGGAGCTGTCCAGACTGGCATGGACACATCAAAAGCTGTCCTAACTGGTACAAAAGATGCAGTGTCCACTGGGGTGACAGGGGCCATGAACATGGCCAAGGGCACTGTCCAGACTGGTCTGGACACCACCAAAACTGTCCTGACAGGCACCAAAGACACCTTATCTACTGGGCTCACTGGGGCACTGGGTGTGGCCAAGGGCACGGTCCAGACTGGTCTGGACACCACCAAGACTGTCCTGACAGGCACCAAAGACACTGTGTGTACTGGGATGACCGGTGCCATGAACGTGGCCAAAGGAGCTGTCCAGACTGGAATGGACACATCAAAGGCCGTCCTGTCAGGCACCAAAGACACCGTGTGTACTGGGATGACTGGTGCCATGAACGTGGCCAAAGGAGCTGTCCAGGGAGGTCTGGACACTTCAAAGAGTATCCTAACTGGCACCAAAGATGCAGTGTCCACTGGAGTGACAGGGGCCTTGAACATGGCCAAAGGCACCGTCCAGACTGGTCTAGACACCACCAAGACTGTCCTGACAGGCACCAAAGACACCGTGTGTACTGGGATGACTGGTGCCATGAACGTGGCCAAAGGAGCTGTCCAGACTGGCATGGACACATCAAAGGCCGTCCTGTCAGGCACCAAAGACACCTTATCTACTGGGCTCACCGGGGCACTGGGTGTGGCCAAGGGCACGGTCCAGACTGGTCTGGACACCACCAAGACTGTCCTGACAGGCACCAAAGACACCGTGTGTACCGGGATGACCGGTGCCATGAACGTGGCCAAAGGAGCTGTCCAGACTGGCATGGACACATCAAAGGCCGTCCTGACTGGCACCAAAGACACCTTATCTACTGGGCTCACCGGGGCACTGGGTGTGGCCAAGGGCACGGTCCAGACTGGTCTGGACACCACCAAGACTGTCCTGACAGGCACCAAAGACACCGTGTGTACCGGGATGACCGGTGCCATGAACGTGGCCAAAGGAGCTGTCCAGACTGGTATGGACACATCAAAGGCCGTCCTGACTGGCACCAAAGATGCCGTCTCCACTGGGATGACAGGGGCCATGAAAATGGCCAAGGGCACGGTCCAGACTGGTCTGGACACCACCAAGACTGTCCTGACAGGCACCAAAGACACTGTGTGTACTGGGATGACCGGTGCCATGAACGTGGCCAAAGGAGCTGTCCAGACTGGCATGGACACATCAAAAGCTGTCCTAACTGGTACAAAAGATGCAGTGTCCACTGGGGTGACAGGGGCCATGAAAATGGCCAAGGGCACGGTCCAGACTGGTCTAGACACCACCAAAACTGTCCTGACAGGCACCAAAGACACCGTGTGTACCGGGATGACTGGTGCCATGAACGTGGCCAAAGGAGCTGTCCAGACTGGCATGGACACATCAAAGGCCGTCCTGACTGGCACCAAAGATGCAGTGTCCACTGGGGTGACAGGGGCCATGAACATGGCCAAGGGCACTGTCCAGACTGGTCTGGACACCACCAAGACTGTCCTGACAGGCACCAAAGACACTGTGTGTACCGGGATGACTGGTGCCATGAACGTGGCCAAAGGAGCCGTCCAGACTGGCATGGACACATCAAAGGCCGTCCTGACTGGCACCAAAGATGCCGTCTCCACTGGGATGACAGGGGCCATGAAAATGGCCAAGGGCACTGTTCAGACTGGTCTGGACACCACCAAGACTGTCCTGACAGGCACCAAAGACACTGTGTGTACCGGGATGACTGGTGCCATGAACGTGGCCAAAGGAGCCGTCCAGACTGGCATGGACACATCAAAGGCCGTCCTGACTGGCACCAAAGATGCCGTCTCCACTGGGATGACAGGGGCCATGAAAATGGCCAAGGGCACTGTTCAGACTGGTCTGGACACCACCAAGACTGTCCTGACAGGCACCAAAGACACTGTGTGTACCGGGATGACTGGTGCTATGAACGTGGCCAAAGGAGCTGTCCAGAGTGGAATGGACACATCAAAGGCTGTCCTGTCAGGCACCAAAGACACCGTGTGTACTGGGATGACCGGTGCCATGAACGTGGCCAAAGGAGCTGTCCAGGGAGGTCTGGACACTTCAAAGACTATCCTAACTGGCACCAAAGACACCCTATCTACTGGGCTCACTGGGGCATTGGGTGTAGCCAAGGGCACTGTTCAGACTGGTCTGGACACCACCAAGACAGTCCTGATAGGCACCAAAGAAGCAGTTTCCACTGGACTCACAGGAGCAGGGAGTGTGACCAAAGGGGCAGTGCAGACCATCCAGAGTTGGTTACCAGGTACCCAGGACACCGTCTGGAGTGGACTCACCAGTTACAGTGGCCCAGACAaaggagggaaacaaaccatCCTGAGACCCCTGGAGGCTCTATCCTCTGGAGTAGCCAGTGCCCCAGACACCCTGTGTGCAGGCCTGGACCTTGCCAGGGAAGCCACCGCTGTGGCAACATTCACTCAAGGGGCCTCGCCGGGCAGGGAGGATGCAGGGTCTGCGGCCACCACATGTATCCCCGAAGGACCCATGAGCTTTGCAATGCTCGGGGCTGAACTGGGGGAAGTGGGGGATATTTTCCACCCCATGGATGCCAAGGAGCAAG CTCAGCTTGCTGCCTCcgaacctgggccaaaggtactCACGGCCGACCGGGGCAGCTACTTTGTGCGTCTGGGCGACTTGGCCCCTGGCTTCCGCCAGCGGGCTTTtgagcatgccctgagccacctgcAGCACGGCCAGTTCCAGGCCAGGGGCGCGCTGGCCCAGCTGGAGGACTCCTTCCAGGTG ATTGAAAAGGCCAAGCAGGCTCCAGAAGACCAGTCATGGCTGGACCAGAGTCCGAGCAGCAGACTGGAAGAAGGCATTCCCCAAGAG GTGCCGGACTCCGGGGCTCTGTCCAGGGCCTGCAGCCTCATCCAGCAGCTCCACGTGGCCTACAGCTCCCTGGCCTCCGGCCTCCAAGGCCTCCCCTCTGAGCTCCAGCAGCAGGTCGGGCGGGCGCGCCACAGCCTCTGTGAGCTCTACAGCCTTGTCTCCTCGGCCAGCTCCGTGGAAGAGCTGCCGGCAGAGCGCCTGGCCCAGAGCCGTggggctgtgtgccaggcatggcGGGAGCTGGAGCAGCTGCTGGAGAGTGTGCAGCACGGCCCGCCGCTCTGCTGGCTGGTGGGGCCCTTTGCCCTGCACCCCACTGGGCAGCAGCTGTAG